One Kineosporia corallincola DNA window includes the following coding sequences:
- a CDS encoding D-alanine--D-alanine ligase family protein gives MDAILPVGATDSENPAPRKPRVAVLFGGRSSEHAVSCATASSVLGAIDRDAYEVIPIGVTRTGRWVLAADDPDRWAITAGVLPEVKDGDGPGVIAPVQTTDSTLQVLEHGQVPRELGQVDVVFPLLHGPFGEDGTLQGLLELTDVRYVGAGVLASAASMDKAVMKVMLKGSGLPIGEYLVVRPGQWQHDPDGVRDDVEELGWPVFVKPARAGSSVGISKVDGPEGLDAAIAEALQHDRKLVIEASVVGREIECAVLQSSDGSVATSLPGEIEFVGGHDFYDFEAKYLDGTTKLSCPADLPADVLDRVRELSVRTFEAMNCEGLARVDFFVLADGSVVVNEINTMPGFTSSSMYPRMWAATGLDYPELIDRLIRTALARPTGLR, from the coding sequence ATGGACGCAATCCTGCCCGTGGGTGCCACGGATTCGGAAAACCCGGCCCCTCGCAAGCCGCGGGTGGCCGTGCTCTTCGGCGGGCGCTCGAGCGAGCACGCGGTCAGCTGTGCCACCGCCTCGTCGGTGCTGGGCGCCATCGACCGGGACGCCTACGAGGTGATCCCGATCGGGGTGACCCGCACCGGCCGCTGGGTGCTGGCCGCCGACGACCCGGACCGCTGGGCGATCACCGCCGGCGTGCTGCCCGAGGTGAAGGACGGCGACGGCCCCGGCGTCATCGCCCCCGTGCAGACCACCGACTCGACGCTCCAGGTGCTGGAGCACGGCCAGGTGCCGCGCGAGCTGGGTCAGGTCGACGTGGTGTTCCCGCTGCTGCACGGCCCGTTCGGTGAGGACGGCACGTTGCAGGGCCTGCTCGAGCTGACCGACGTGCGCTACGTCGGCGCCGGGGTGCTGGCCTCCGCGGCGAGCATGGACAAGGCCGTGATGAAGGTCATGCTGAAGGGTTCCGGCCTGCCGATCGGCGAGTACCTGGTGGTGCGGCCCGGTCAGTGGCAGCACGACCCGGACGGCGTGCGCGACGACGTGGAGGAGCTCGGCTGGCCGGTGTTCGTGAAGCCGGCCCGGGCCGGTTCCAGCGTCGGCATCAGCAAGGTGGACGGCCCGGAGGGGCTCGACGCCGCGATCGCCGAGGCGTTGCAGCACGACCGCAAGCTGGTGATCGAGGCGTCGGTGGTCGGCCGGGAGATCGAGTGCGCGGTGCTCCAGTCGTCCGACGGGAGTGTCGCCACCAGTCTGCCCGGTGAGATCGAGTTCGTCGGGGGTCACGACTTCTACGACTTCGAGGCCAAGTACCTGGACGGCACCACCAAGCTGTCCTGCCCGGCCGATCTGCCCGCCGACGTGCTGGACCGGGTGCGCGAGCTGTCGGTGCGCACCTTCGAGGCGATGAACTGCGAGGGCCTGGCCCGCGTCGACTTCTTCGTGCTGGCCGACGGCAGCGTGGTGGTGAACGAGATCAACACGATGCCGGGCTTCACCAGCTCGTCGATGTACCCGCGGATGTGGGCCGCGACCGGCCTGGACTACCCGGAGCTGATCGACCGGCTGATCCGGACCGCTCTGGCCCGTCCCACCGGCCTGCGCTGA
- a CDS encoding trans-sulfuration enzyme family protein: protein MSDSSHTGPAPATVVVTAGRPPAGPNQPMNVPVVLTSTYTASDFALQPGDLGYGRWSNPTWTALEETLGTLEGGRGLAFASGMAAISAVLGLVPQGGTVVIPDAPYSGTAQLAGELARTGRLGVRAVPVADTAAVVAALDGADLIVLESPTNPLMDVADLRAILAAARERDVLTAVDNTFATPLLQQPLSLGAHLVVHSATKYLSGHSDVLLGIVVTETGEDDELFGRLHGHRTLNGAIPGPMEAWLALRGVRTLALRVERASANAAELARRLTTHPAVSRVRYPGLPGDPGHELARSQMRGFGAMLSFELRGDAEQAERVGAAARLWVNATSLGGVESTLERRRRQSAESPLVPESLIRLSTGIEDVEDLWADLSQALDAAVKKD from the coding sequence ATGAGCGACTCCTCGCACACCGGGCCGGCGCCGGCGACGGTCGTGGTCACCGCGGGCCGGCCGCCGGCCGGCCCGAACCAGCCGATGAACGTGCCGGTGGTGCTCACCTCCACCTACACCGCCTCCGACTTCGCCCTCCAGCCGGGCGATCTGGGCTACGGCCGCTGGTCCAACCCGACCTGGACCGCGCTGGAGGAGACGCTCGGAACCCTGGAGGGCGGCCGGGGGCTGGCGTTCGCCTCCGGCATGGCGGCGATCTCGGCGGTGCTCGGGCTGGTGCCCCAGGGCGGCACCGTGGTGATCCCCGACGCGCCCTACTCCGGAACCGCCCAGCTGGCGGGTGAACTCGCCCGGACCGGCCGGCTGGGCGTGCGCGCGGTGCCGGTGGCCGACACCGCGGCCGTGGTGGCGGCGCTCGACGGTGCCGACCTGATCGTGCTGGAGAGCCCGACGAATCCGCTCATGGACGTCGCGGACCTGCGGGCGATCCTCGCCGCCGCGCGCGAACGCGACGTGCTGACCGCGGTCGACAACACCTTCGCGACTCCCCTTTTGCAGCAACCCCTGTCACTCGGCGCGCACCTGGTGGTGCACTCCGCGACGAAGTACCTGAGCGGTCACTCCGACGTCCTGCTCGGCATCGTTGTCACCGAGACCGGTGAGGACGACGAGCTTTTCGGCCGGTTGCACGGGCACCGCACGCTGAACGGCGCGATCCCGGGACCGATGGAGGCCTGGCTGGCGCTGCGCGGGGTGCGCACCCTGGCCCTGCGGGTGGAGCGGGCGAGCGCCAACGCGGCCGAGCTGGCCCGGCGCCTGACCACCCATCCGGCCGTCTCCCGGGTGCGGTACCCGGGCCTGCCCGGCGATCCCGGTCACGAGCTGGCCCGCTCGCAGATGCGGGGTTTCGGCGCGATGCTGTCGTTCGAGCTGCGCGGGGACGCCGAGCAGGCGGAGCGGGTCGGGGCCGCCGCCCGGCTGTGGGTGAACGCCACCAGCCTGGGTGGGGTGGAGTCGACACTGGAGCGACGGCGCCGGCAGAGCGCCGAATCGCCCCTGGTGCCGGAGTCACTCATCCGGCTGTCCACCGGCATCGAAGACGTCGAGGACCTGTGGGCCGACCTGTCGCAGGCCCTCGACGCCGCGGTGAAGAAGGACTGA
- the rpmB gene encoding 50S ribosomal protein L28 encodes MAANCDVCKKGPGFGFSVSHSHRRTKRRWNPNIQRVRTTVGGTPQRINVCTSCLKAGKVSR; translated from the coding sequence GTGGCCGCCAACTGCGACGTCTGCAAGAAGGGACCGGGCTTCGGCTTCAGCGTCTCCCACTCGCACCGCCGGACGAAGCGCCGCTGGAACCCGAACATCCAGCGCGTCCGCACCACCGTGGGCGGCACGCCGCAGCGGATCAACGTCTGCACCTCCTGCCTGAAGGCGGGCAAGGTCAGCCGCTGA
- a CDS encoding Lrp/AsnC family transcriptional regulator — protein sequence MVQAYILIQTEVGRSTSIVTEIAQIPGVTLAEDVTGPYDVIARIEAPSVDELGQGVIAKIQDVKGITRTLTCTVVKM from the coding sequence GTGGTGCAGGCTTACATCTTGATCCAGACCGAGGTCGGGCGCTCGACGTCCATCGTCACGGAGATCGCTCAGATCCCTGGCGTGACCTTGGCCGAGGACGTCACGGGTCCCTATGACGTCATCGCCCGGATCGAGGCGCCCTCCGTCGACGAGCTCGGCCAGGGTGTGATCGCGAAGATCCAGGACGTGAAGGGCATTACCCGCACGCTCACCTGCACCGTTGTGAAGATGTGA
- a CDS encoding DAK2 domain-containing protein: MLNVLDPPAARRWALTALGALADAREEIDALNVFPVPDGDTGTNMYLTLEAAVAAAQTLPPHAPVAEVADAFARGALLGARGNSGVIGAQLLRGWAQVLATHSELTTRTAVECFRRADEQAWKAVHLPVEGTMLSVSRAAALAAREAAGPDCDGDLDTVISAAAEAARLALARTPVQLPALAAAGVVDAGGRGLVVLLDTLAEVVLAGRHPHRRHRQHRRRRPANLPALDFAACLGPVPVAPATPAIGVPVLRRGAGDRHGRRTGGPSGPGAHDRSHPATGPAATPPLSLGHCAHAEAPEPGQDEVFAVPTRPGPQLYEVMFLLDTDPERGDALVDELRTGLDRLGDSLVIVGGPDLWQVHVHVEDAGAAVERALGAGHPHRIRITHLGPGAPGPAPAESRTRTNGLVACAAGPGLAALFESTGATVVAGGPGRRPSTAAVLAAIRRTGASDVAVLPNDADTLSVARIAAASARTEGVRVTVVPTRAQVQGLAAAAVHDPHRRFDDDVVSMSAAAGGARDGAVTVAARNGLTSAGECRIGDALGVVDGDFAVLGDDLTAVAVEVLDRLLASGGELVTIVVGAGGHDALARSVAAHARGLGRGLEVNVVDGGQPRYPLLIGVE, from the coding sequence GTGCTGAACGTTCTCGATCCTCCGGCCGCGCGGCGCTGGGCGCTGACCGCGCTGGGGGCGCTCGCCGACGCCCGCGAGGAGATCGACGCCCTCAACGTGTTCCCGGTGCCGGACGGCGACACCGGCACCAACATGTACCTGACCCTGGAGGCCGCGGTCGCCGCGGCGCAGACCCTGCCCCCGCACGCGCCGGTGGCCGAGGTGGCCGACGCCTTCGCCCGGGGCGCGCTGCTGGGGGCCCGGGGCAACTCCGGCGTGATCGGCGCGCAGCTGCTGCGCGGCTGGGCCCAGGTGCTCGCCACGCACAGCGAACTCACCACCCGCACCGCCGTCGAGTGCTTCCGGCGGGCCGACGAGCAGGCCTGGAAGGCCGTGCACCTCCCGGTCGAGGGCACGATGCTGTCGGTCAGCCGGGCCGCGGCGCTGGCCGCGCGGGAGGCGGCGGGCCCGGACTGCGACGGTGACCTGGACACGGTGATCAGCGCCGCCGCCGAGGCGGCCCGGCTGGCCCTGGCCCGCACCCCGGTGCAGCTGCCGGCGCTGGCCGCGGCCGGTGTGGTGGACGCCGGTGGCCGCGGTCTGGTGGTTCTGCTCGACACCCTGGCCGAGGTGGTGCTGGCCGGCCGGCACCCGCACCGCCGGCACCGTCAGCACCGCCGTCGGCGTCCGGCCAATCTGCCCGCCCTCGACTTCGCGGCCTGCCTCGGCCCGGTGCCGGTGGCCCCGGCCACCCCGGCGATCGGGGTGCCGGTGCTGCGGCGGGGGGCCGGCGACCGGCACGGCCGCAGAACCGGGGGCCCGTCCGGGCCCGGCGCGCACGACCGGTCCCACCCGGCGACCGGCCCGGCGGCCACACCGCCCCTGTCACTCGGTCACTGCGCGCACGCCGAGGCACCGGAGCCAGGGCAGGACGAGGTGTTCGCCGTCCCCACGCGGCCCGGCCCGCAGCTGTACGAGGTGATGTTTCTGCTCGACACCGATCCGGAGCGCGGTGACGCCCTGGTGGACGAGCTGCGCACCGGGCTGGACCGGCTCGGCGACTCGCTGGTGATCGTGGGCGGACCGGACCTGTGGCAGGTCCATGTGCACGTGGAGGACGCCGGTGCGGCCGTGGAACGCGCGCTCGGGGCCGGGCACCCGCACCGGATCCGCATCACCCATCTCGGCCCGGGCGCTCCCGGCCCGGCCCCGGCGGAATCCCGCACCCGCACGAACGGCCTGGTGGCCTGCGCCGCCGGGCCCGGTCTCGCCGCCCTGTTCGAGAGCACGGGGGCGACGGTGGTGGCCGGCGGCCCCGGGCGCCGTCCCTCGACCGCCGCGGTGCTCGCCGCGATCCGCCGCACCGGGGCGAGCGACGTGGCCGTGCTGCCGAACGACGCGGACACGCTCAGCGTCGCCCGCATCGCCGCCGCCTCGGCCCGCACCGAGGGCGTGCGGGTGACCGTGGTGCCGACCCGGGCCCAGGTGCAGGGACTGGCCGCCGCCGCGGTGCACGACCCGCACCGCCGGTTCGACGACGACGTGGTGTCGATGTCGGCCGCGGCCGGCGGGGCCCGCGACGGCGCCGTCACCGTGGCCGCCCGGAATGGACTCACCAGCGCGGGGGAGTGCAGGATCGGGGACGCGCTCGGGGTGGTCGACGGTGACTTCGCGGTGCTCGGCGACGACCTGACCGCCGTCGCCGTCGAGGTCCTGGACCGGTTGCTGGCCTCCGGCGGGGAGCTGGTCACCATCGTTGTCGGTGCCGGGGGGCATGATGCCCTTGCCCGCTCGGTGGCGGCGCACGCCCGCGGTCTCGGCCGGGGACTGGAGGTGAACGTCGTGGACGGCGGTCAGCCCCGGTACCCGCTCCTGATCGGGGTGGAGTGA
- a CDS encoding DUF3515 family protein, with protein sequence MRRVLRDIGQIRVRPRRRALIAVPVALGAAVVLAACGSGSATGDGEEAAALTPGPDAADAACTDLLDRLPATVLSLARDTGEQPRGIARWGDPAISLSCGATPTGPTTDECIEVDDVSWVFTESDDSYNFLTYGRDPAVLVRVPSSVERSSATGALADLNDAVAELDTTERRCYDVTDTVPGSSATTATN encoded by the coding sequence ATGCGCCGCGTCCTGCGTGACATCGGGCAGATCAGGGTCCGGCCTCGGCGCCGGGCCCTGATCGCTGTGCCCGTGGCTCTCGGGGCGGCCGTGGTGCTGGCGGCCTGCGGCTCGGGATCGGCAACAGGGGACGGCGAAGAGGCCGCTGCCCTCACCCCCGGTCCCGATGCCGCCGACGCCGCCTGCACCGACCTGCTCGACCGGCTGCCCGCGACGGTGCTGTCGCTGGCCCGCGACACCGGTGAGCAGCCCCGGGGCATCGCCCGCTGGGGCGACCCGGCGATCTCGCTGAGCTGCGGGGCGACCCCGACCGGCCCGACCACCGACGAGTGCATCGAGGTGGACGACGTCTCCTGGGTGTTCACCGAGAGCGACGACAGCTACAACTTTCTCACCTACGGCCGTGACCCGGCCGTGCTGGTGCGGGTGCCGAGCTCGGTGGAGCGTTCCTCCGCCACCGGCGCCCTGGCCGACCTGAACGACGCGGTGGCCGAGCTCGACACCACCGAACGCCGTTGCTACGACGTCACCGACACCGTTCCCGGCAGCAGCGCGACCACGGCCACGAACTGA
- a CDS encoding thiamine-phosphate kinase, translated as MDLATSGGEPERFGPTIGTLGEDALVSGVIDRYPSAPWLTVGPGDDAAVLDLTGSLAGPLIACTDTIVEGQDFLRHWSTARDIGIKVAAQNFADVAAMGGRPHTLLVSLTTPADVPAGWANSLADGLAAECSRAGAVVAGGDVSSGAEIAVTGTALGTLAVPRAVLRSGARPGDLIAVTPGSGRSAAGWALLRAGLRDVEDPVLAALVREHRAPVPPYPAGVEAALAGASAMIDTSDGLVRDALRVARASGAVLDLDPDALRPSADLLRAASVLGSAAGSEPEPDPRDWVLTGGEDHALLACFPPSAVVPAAFGVIGRVRSGEPGVWLGGRPFTGEGGWRHWS; from the coding sequence ATGGATTTAGCGACGTCCGGGGGTGAACCGGAACGTTTCGGTCCGACGATCGGCACTCTGGGTGAGGACGCCCTCGTTTCCGGTGTCATCGATCGTTACCCTTCCGCGCCCTGGCTCACGGTCGGCCCGGGTGACGACGCAGCAGTTCTGGACCTGACCGGAAGCCTGGCCGGGCCGCTGATCGCCTGCACCGACACGATTGTCGAGGGTCAGGACTTTCTGCGGCACTGGTCGACAGCCCGTGACATCGGGATCAAGGTGGCGGCGCAGAACTTCGCGGATGTCGCGGCCATGGGTGGCAGGCCTCACACACTTCTCGTGAGTCTGACCACTCCCGCAGATGTCCCGGCGGGGTGGGCCAACTCGCTCGCGGACGGTCTGGCGGCCGAATGTTCCCGGGCCGGGGCGGTGGTGGCCGGGGGAGACGTGTCGTCGGGTGCGGAGATCGCCGTCACCGGCACCGCGCTGGGCACTCTCGCGGTTCCCCGCGCGGTGCTGCGGTCGGGGGCCCGGCCCGGCGACCTGATCGCGGTGACACCCGGCAGCGGACGCTCGGCGGCCGGCTGGGCACTGTTGCGGGCGGGGCTGCGGGACGTCGAGGACCCGGTGCTGGCCGCGCTCGTGCGCGAGCACCGCGCCCCGGTGCCGCCCTACCCGGCCGGGGTGGAGGCGGCGCTGGCCGGGGCGAGCGCGATGATCGACACCAGCGACGGCCTGGTGCGTGACGCACTGCGTGTGGCCAGGGCCTCCGGGGCGGTGCTCGACCTCGATCCGGACGCCCTGCGCCCCTCGGCCGACCTGTTGCGGGCGGCCTCGGTGCTCGGGTCGGCCGCGGGCTCCGAGCCGGAGCCCGACCCGCGGGACTGGGTGCTCACCGGTGGTGAGGACCACGCCCTGCTGGCCTGTTTCCCGCCCTCGGCCGTGGTGCCCGCGGCGTTCGGCGTGATCGGCCGGGTGCGGTCCGGGGAGCCGGGCGTGTGGCTGGGAGGACGCCCGTTCACCGGTGAGGGCGGCTGGCGGCACTGGAGCTGA